The DNA sequence AGTACTCTGACAGAGCTGGGTATTatggcaggaagattgtgaattagaggccagtctgagttacacagcaagaccctgtctcaaaaaacaaaatagaacaaaaagtatGCTGATAGAAAGGTTTTATGTTGGAGATGGATTCCAGTCAGGGAACCAAGTAGCTTCTGAAAATACACCAGGAAGCCCAAAATGGATGTGGCAAGTTCTTCGCTATGTGAGATCACTCTGGGCAGAGCAAAAAACTAAGGAAGTTTGGCCTCAGTTCTGCTATCAAGTCCCAGACAAAGGAATAATATTTTCTGCCCTTATTTCATAGGCAGAAAGAATAATCTGCCTAGGTCTCACTGTGGTCAACTTAGCCACATTTGCCTCCAAATTAGTAAGTCATGGCCAGAGGTCACCAGCTTTCCATCCTGGTCTGAAATTGGCTGCCTGTTGTAGCTGGAGATGAGCAAGGTGCCATGCCATTTGATAGGGTAAGATGCCTACTTCTTAAGAAGCTGTGTAGTGGTGGGCCAAGCTACCATGAAAAGTCTCCCGAGGTGCCTTGCCCCATTTTCAACCACTGTTCTTCAAacaattccttttcctttcagctATGAGCCTCTTTACAAAGCAAGGGAAATGGGAGAAGAGGCAAAAACAGTATCTAGAATTCCTTTGAGACAGCCCACAACCTAGGAATCTGTTACCATCCTCATAAATGCAGAGACTCCCCAGACTCTTCAGAGgctttgggttttcttttgtaaacaaagtaaacaaaactTCCCTGGGGTTCAGGAGCCAACAGGAGGCTGACCATCCTGTCCCTTGGTCAAATAACACGTTACCCTAAAGACATTGAGGTCTGCTTCAGGTACCACCGAGATGGTCTCATCTGATTCCTGGTCTATTTTCCAGAGCTGATTTCTTGCATAATTGATAGATGCAGCAAGGAAGAACCATCTTGTTTCCTGGCAGCCTAAGAAGTCACATCCAAGAGTGAGTAGATCAGGTGCCTTGAAGACACAAGATCTTGGGGTTGCAGCAGCCCTGTCCATTAGAGGTGttgtgtccccttcctcccataAAGAGCTGCTTTATTTCCAGAAACTCTCCAGGGCTGTGTGAGAAGACAACCAGCTCACCAGAGCACCTTCAAGATCTTCCTGTTGAGCatctgcacacaaacacacacacaaatgcttcCCTCAGTCCAGCACAATTTCCTCTAAGGAGAGTTCTACATCCTAGTTTCCCAATCCAAGGATGAGAAGCATCTGTCCACCTCACTCTTTAGACAAAAGGATCTTGAAGAGCCATTGGGAAGATTGACAGAAATGGGTTAAATCAGGCACCATTCTCAGCTGTGGAGCCAGAGATGCTTGTGAAGCTCAAAAACAAACTCTGCCTTCCACCAGCCAGGCACTGGGGCTGGGCCACCAGAGAATTCCTGCTGGGAATGGAATCTGGGACGGGGTGTATGGTCAACCATTCCCAGACCAGAGGAACTAAAGACCTTGGGTACCAGCACCTCAGGGTCTTCATTTTTGGACTGCCTGGAGGTCGTGCAACCTGGGGATGGGCTAGAGAAAGCCTAGCTCTTTCAAGTTTTTCAGTGCAACTGCCTGGCCCACCTCCATGTCACTCTACCTCCAGAGAAGGCCAACGGCCCAGCTGCCTCCTTCTTTAAAATCCCAGCTTCTGGGGAGCAGCTCTGCCGCGAAACAGGGCTGGAGAGCTGTAATTATCCAGACAGGATAAGAGCTATTTTGGGAAGAAGCCTTTCTGCTGCCAAGGCTTTTGACTTCCTAAACTAAAACAAGATGCACAGAAAAAGGGGGTGAGGTTgggggaggacagggaggagcCTGCTCAGTCACAAACATCAAATCTTATACAAAGGGAAATAGCACCTCTTCCCAATGGTATAGATTTGTATTAATTGGTGAGCAAGAGGCTAGATATTAAGACATCTCCCCCTGGCTTTGGGAAGGAGGTATAACTGAACCCCCTACCCACCTCCTGCTGACTCCCGCTTTCCTAAGACCCTCCAAGAGCACTCATTCAATTTGTTctgtttattgtgacatttaagCACAGGCTATTGCATATTGTTTAAGTGTTTCTTGCCCATGTCTTATCTCCCTATTCAGATGGTCAGTTTCTCAAGGCCAAAGAATGTGTGTTGTGAGGCTTCCTGAAATAGTGCCTAGCAGAGGGCTACACATCTGAATAAAAACTGTctacagaagaaggaaggaaggaaggaaggaaggaaggaaggaaggaaggaagggagggagggagggagggagggagggagggagggaggaagagggaagaggagggattTACTGTTTTGCATGGACATAATCTCTAAAATCTGTGGCTGCTCCCACCTACAGCTGAGTTTAGGACCTGGCGCTGGATAAGAACTCATGGCTGAGGGGGTGGCAGCTACATTCCTGGACACCTCCCCTTCAGCTGTTCTGTTATCTGAGCTCAGGCTGTCCTCTACTCACTTGTTTTCCATCTGTAATCAACTGTTCATCCTGGGTCAGACAGCATGGAGGGGACCCATTAGAAGCTATAGATAGTCCTTGGGTAAGAAAGGaataaggtaaaagaaagaatggaagcaGGAAGAGTTCTGACCATCTTATCAAAACATGGGCCAAGAAGAGTCAAAATACTTATATGCACTGTGAAATCAGGACACTAACTAAATTTAGGACACAGGGCTGCTAAGAGCAGTATCTACCTTATACTTTCTCAAGTTGAGAACCCAAATAGTGTGTAACCCAGAAAAGCGACCCCTTTCTAGAGTCCCTCAGGCAGGAGAGGGAGAACCAGGTAGGGACTAATCCAACCCAGTCTTCCCACACAGCACTTGGCAAGATTCATCATCTACCAAAAGATCACTATTCTTTCTCTGCAGGGCTGCAACTAGCTCCTATTGCACTTTGTGCAAATCTTCTGAGGAAATGTGCTGTTATAGGTACAGCTAGACAAATGAAACACAGGCACCCTTATGCAGCGAACAACCTGCCCAACCACAGGGAACATCTCTGTCTCCCTCCACACCCTCTTCCATCAGAGGACAGGAGCGAGACTTGGATAAGATGATAAGGCAAAGGAAGACTGACAGCACCTCCCAGGAGTATTCTTACCTCCTCATCTGTCATAACAAAGGAGTAGAAGCCAGGCATTCCCAGGGGGCAGCAAATGGAATTCAGAGAGTGCCAACaggaggggaaaaagagaatGTTACTAAAGATGCCCAGCAGATATGGGCATAACCTGGCCCATATACCTTCCTAATACAAGTGGCCGAAAGAACGGCATTTACTGAGTACTCAGTGTTACCAAGTACCATGCTAAATGCTTCACATGTAATAGTTTGGTTAATTCTCCCAGTAATATAAGAGGAAGCCATTATTCCCATaaaacagatggggaaactgagactcggGGAGGTAAAGTAATTTACCCAAGGTCATAGGCAATAGTGGACCCAGCAGCAAGACAATTCCAGAATCCACTTACACTCCTACTTTACAGAGCTTTGCTCCCTCTGAGGAGCAGGGCTGCCCTTCTCTGTCTTTGCTATCCATCACTTGGAGGGCTCATGCTGGTTGGACCTATGAATGGGAGGATTTGGGATTGCATTCGCAGGGCTCTCTTCTCACCTGGAACTTCATCCAGAGCCCTGTCTTCTGTCATGTTCATTGAACTAGAACTTATTTGGGGCCACAATGCTCATAGCAACTCCCTGCTGTCAAGATTCACTGTATGAGGTATGGTCCCACCCTCCCCTACCACTGTAGTGGTCAAGGATATAAAGGGAGAAGAGGGGTCATGAGGTCCTAAGGACACTTAAGGATTCCAGAGTTGACAGCAAGACCATTAGTGGCCTCAAGGGAGAAGCCTGTACATCCCTGGAGATCTTACCTGGGCAGCAGCCATTAAATATGTCCCAAGGTCAAAGGGTAGGGACTTGAGAAGGTTCTAGGAGCCAGAGAGACACGAGAGGAGCCATGAACCTGAATTAGTGTGGAGTTGGCCCTTGGCAAGATTGTGAAGCAGGTAGCTTTctttggtgaatttttttttataccAAATGATAAGTAATACCAGCTAAGTTGAAAGGCTATGGGGCTTAAATTGCTCTCTTTTCTAGAAGTGACTTCTCCTTAAAAGGAGACTCTTGAAAAAAGTTCCAGTTTCCAAAATGATTCTAATTGTGGAATTTTAGGCAAGAGACAAGTGCCTCTACTCCTTCATGTACTCTCCTAAAAGACCACCCTCTCACCTGTCCTCCCAACCCTAACTCTCTACAATGGACACACAGGAGGGAAAAACACAGACCTTTTAGCCACCAGATGATTCGATTTTGCATTTCCTCAGAGACATCTGAAATCAACAGAGAGATGTTGCTTTTTTCCATCTGCGGGATGACACCCCTCCTCCTGCCACTTACATCTCCCTTTGTAGCTAGCTCCATATGCCTCCACCGAAAGGAGCCCTCAGCCCTTGAGCCTTTCTCAAAGCTCTTCCAGCCACATTCCCACTCTCCTTCGCCCTTTTTTCCACCCTCTGTGACACTATTAATGCCTTCCTTCTCCTGGAGTCCCAAGTCCCAGTTCATCTGTGCTCCACCTATTATACTTTGCTGCTAGAATATTTTACCCAAGGTCCTTATTCTTTTTAATAGCCCTTACTGCTCCTCAAACTAGCTCAGTCCTTCATTTGTATAGAGCTCAGAAATCAGTCATTGACATCATTTTTTAGAACTCAGAGAAGCTGGTAGGAAAGGCAGGGAGCACTGGGCTCAAGCATAGAACTGGTAGGAGGGTAGCCCTGAGGCCCAGAAAAAAGATGGGTCCCTTCTTGCCCACCCCAATATCCCATCTCACTAAATCAAGGCAGCATGCACCTGGACAGTCTGCTTCTTCACATACCCAGGAAGAAAGCATTAAACCCTTGAATGAGTTGTTTGTTGATATGCTTGGCATCCTGTGGCACTTCTTTCAATGCTTCCTGGCATGGAGACTcctttggtgatggtggtgtgcTTGCCTTCTCTCTCTGGAAAATCAGGTCCTCATAGAAAGGGTTTGTGTCTACTTCATAAAAGGACAGTACAGGGTCGAGGGGAGGAGGAGACTTAAGCTCAAAATCAGGTGTTGTTGGCCGGCTTTGGGGCATTTCAACTTCAGGATTCAGTAAAGCCCACCATGAGCAGTCAGGCCCATACCTAGGTAAGGACCGAGGGGGTAAAGGCCGAGGGGTCAGTTCTAGTTCTGCATGGATGGAGGGTTTTTGGGAGGGTTCTAAGTTTGTGAGTGATTTGTTGGGGCCCTCAGGCACTGTTCTAGTTGTCACACGCTGAGCTGACTGTCCTGCTGTGGAGATAGTGACTCTGCGGCCACCCTCGCTGTCTCGTACTTGGGACTTCATGTTAGACTCCGTCTCTGACATTAAGACCTTTGAGAAGGGCTTGGTCTCACTATAGACAGAATGTTTGTGGAGAGACTCAGGCTCTGAACACGCAGGAACTTGGTGCCCAGTATCTAAATCTTTAAGGACAGAGAGTTTGAGAGCTGTGGCCAATTTCATATTTCTAGTCCAGGGCTTGGGTTCTGAAGGAACTGAACTATGAGGACCTGCTTCTGACTCTTGGCCAGGGATCCGTCTATGGACTGTCCGATGGTCTGCAGAGACTCTGTTGCTATTGTACTCTGAGTTAGAGGGATTCCTTGAAGATTTGACCTCACTAGTAGTTGAAGTTCTTGGGATGGGATCTGTTTGTACTGCTTCATCCTTTGGGTGAACTGAAACCCTACGAGGAACTCTGACCCCCTGGGGGTTCTGGATCTTGGAGGGTGGGTCTTCTTCTTGTAAGTTTTGTAAATGCAAGCTATCCTTTTCATCTATAAAACTCAAGCGACGGGAAGATTTGGCATCTGGAAATGAGACCCGATGGCTAACCTCACGCCCTGGCTTGTTCTCACTACTTTTTCGCGTTGCTTCCTCTCTGACTGGACTAACATTCCGATGTGTGTTAATGGCATGGAAAGCTGACATCTGAGATGGCTGGCTCTTTCGATGAGGAGAGGATTGGCGAGGTGCCTCTGTTCTTGATTGGGTCTCAGTCCCCTTTGCGGCAGATGCTGTAGAGAGGCCAGGCCCTGATCCTAGTGACAGAGATCGAGGATAGTATGATGATGAATGGGAAGTGGTGGGAAATGCAGCTTCTGTTCTTCGCTGGAGAGAAGGACTCATGGAGACAGCAGTAGTTTGCTGGCTTGAAGCAACAACGTACCCATGTCCCCGTTGAGTGGAGCTAGGAACATCAGTTCCTCTATGTGCTGCAACTGCTACTTTGGCCCCAGTTTTATTTGTCTTGGCCACCTGAAAGACTACAGGCTTCTGGGTAGATGCCATATTTGATCAGCTGTCTTGTCTTCGGGATCCTAATGAAGCCAGAATATTTATCCTCATTTTTTAAAGCTGCTGTTCTTGGGCTCCCACAAAAGTGACTGTTGTTCTAAGAGTGTCTCCAACAGTTCCCTTAGCTACGGCTCTACCTGATGATGTCATAAAGGAAGGAGCTTCCTATTAAACATCCTGTTGCACAGCCACAATTCTTCAAAGAAACCTAAGCAGTatgcaaaagaaaattgaatttatCTTTGGACTTGACACTACCAAGTCTTTGGCCTAGTTCTTAACACACTCAGGATTTCCTTTTATGTAGGGAAGGCTCCAGACCCTTCCATACCTTCTCTAGGTTCTAGGAATTCTCAGACTCGTTAAGAGAAGAAATCAGCCAGAAGATTCTAGGAGGGTAAGCTACTCAAAGCCAATCATACCGTGAAAGCCTCAGATTTAATGAGGTACCTTGTACTGTATAAAGTTGCCTTGATTTTGTTTGAAACTATATTATACACAAGTCAAAAGATAAGCTCCAGCCTTTTCCAGGTGTGATTCATGGGTGGTGTGGTTGGCTTTGGGGTGAAAATCTAGGTAACTCAAATTATAAATTCTCATATTCTTGGTCCAGGAGGATGTAATCCCATAGGAGAGAAATAGTTAGTATTGGTTTTGGTCATAAATGGCTAGTTGTACACCTCTGACAAGTTACCTGACTTACCTGAGTTTTAGCTTCAATCTGGAAACCACTGCCTAGTACACAGGTATCACACAATAAGCGTAGTGTCCTTTTCTCATGATCTCTTCTGTCAGCAATCAGCAAATAGGACTCTTGCTctgttttttgatacagggtcttggtAAGTAGTCTAGgttgcctcaaactcatggtttcatgattctcctgcctcagtctcccaagtgctaagattacaggtatacaccaccacactGGTCATCTGATTTTCTCTTGAAGAGTGACTTTCCAATTTGGATAAGAAACAGACTCTGTTACTTTTCTCTCCATTTTACTACTTTTTCTTTCAGTCATAGACCTTACCATAGCCAATATTTTATCACTAACTCTTAAGGGTCATTGAAGTTAGAGGTGGTcaacctcatttttctttcttttgttgttgttgttgagacgatcttactatgtaacccaggctaaccTCTAACTCTCCCAATGCTTCCGCCTCACTGCGTCAGCCTCCCCAGTCCTGGCGTGCACCGCCATGCCCAACTTCAGTCTCACTTTCCTGTGTGCTATACTGATCATTCTCTTCTGTTAAACAGTTTTTCTTCAAATGAGTTATTATGAAGTTGATTAGGTTTGTGCCTAATTATAATGACGTTCTAGTTCTGCCAGGAGTTTTATTCTAGTTTtaagttttaagtatttttaaacccTTTTAttcctccaaattaaaaaaactttctAAAGAATTATAAAAAGTCGAGAGCCAAATgaggtggctcatatctgtaatctcagctactagggggcaaagatcaagaggatcatggttggagaccaacctgggcaaaaagttggcggGATCCTCTCAATCAGTCAGGTATaatgatacacacctgtaatgtgggaggtgtagatagaaggatcacagcttgaggctGGCCCCAAGTAAAAActtgagaaaaataactaaagcaaaagggagcTGGAGTgctagagtgccttcctagcaagcacaaggccctgagttcaaaccccagtactgccaaaaaaaaaaaaaaagtaaagtggctcaggaggcagaggtaaggaggatcaggagttcaaggctagcctgggctacagaacaaGATcttgtctcatgcttgctaggcaggtgctttaccacttgagccaccccaccagcccttcatGTATCTTTTACCATATGTAGACATTTACttataaatttaaagtaaatagGTTCCTATTACATCTGCTGAATATAACTACTAGCATTATTTTATATGACACACTTTTCTGTGTCAATAAATCCATACCTATAATTTCTAATTAATCCACTTATGGTTCTTCCATAATTTTTAAACCAATCCTTCTTTGCTAGACACTTgagttgtttccaattttttaatattataagcAATGTTGGAATAATCACTTTTATGTAATTACATCTTTGTGTACAATCTAATTTTCTCTTTAGGGCAATAGTTCTTAATTCTGGTTGCACAGGAGAGCTTTTCAAATCCCATGCTGTACctcaaatgaaataaattagatAATTTGGGAGTAAGGCCTACGCATCAGGATTTGTTAAAAACTCCTCAGATTGTTTGAATGTTCAATCAGGGGCTAAGGCCCACTGCTTTAAGATAAAGCCCTCTAAATCCTCTCGATTCAAAGTGTGGTAATGGGTCAGCAGGACAAGCCCTACCTTGTTAGAGGATTTGGATGCTACCTCACGCTTACCAATCAGAACATGTATTTTAGGTAATTCTCGGGTATTACAAAATTTGTGAAGCACTGGTCTGAATGGAATCTCTAGGTCAAAAATACTCTTATTTAACATACATACCGATAAATATCCTTGTAGATAAGCGGTACTAATTTACACCCTCAGCACAGTGAATGAAGATGTTTGTAGAGATACTTTTCCTCTTTAGTTTGGTGAAAAATAatattctggtttttgtttgcttgtttttgttgttgagacagggtctctctagcatggactggtctttttttttttttttttggtgggactggggtttgaacttagggcttcgtgcttacaaagcatgtgctctatctactgcttgagccacatgtttgttctggttatttttggagatggggtcttgtgaactgtttgcctgggctggcctctaactgcaatcctcctgatctcaatcttccaagtagctaggattataggcgtgagctactggtaccTGGCCTCAGGTtggtcttgatcctcctgcctcagcatccctagtgctaggattacaggcatgtggcaTCATTTCCAACTTAAATCCCTCTTCTTTGTGCTTCTTTTTCAGTATTGTTTCAGTCATAGGGTTCTTTAATTTTACTCTACTATTGTCTTAATCTCTTTAGTGTTACCATAATAAAATATCTGAAGCCAGGTACTGtttgaagaaaagaggtttattttatcttacagttttggaggtctaAGCATGGGACTGGCATCAGCTTCTTAGGCCATGTGGGTAGCATCACACAGGGGCACATGCAGGAgtgagcaagagaaagagagattgccAAGAAAGCTTTGTAACAATCTGCTCTGGCATAACCAATCCAGGCTCTCAAGACCTACTCCACTCCAGGAGATGGATCTTTTCTAAAGACGGTGCCCCTAATGACCTAGTCACGTCCCAGTAGGCCCCACATCTTAAAGGTCCTACCACTTCTCAATACCATTACATGAGAGCGCCGAGGATGTGGCTCAgaaggtagagtacctgcttagcaagtgtgaggtcctgagttcactccccagtactgccagataaatggcaaataaataaataaccaggcAAATCCAATACCATTACATTAAGGACTAACCCTCCAGTACATGAACCCTTTGGgggacaaaccatatccaaaGCATAGCAACTATACAACTAATATTATTCAGCAGAGAGAGCACGAGAGAAAGTTGACttaagttatttagtttccagaggACCACCTTATTTGTAAGCTCTTGTGGGGCACCTCACCCTTTTCTAACCCCAAGCATATAAGCAAATAACATTACTATTAGTATTCATAAGAGGGCCAAAAGTAATATACTTGGGGAAAAACAACCAAAATTTCATCTGGAAATCCCTAATAATACAAATTTTCCAAAGGATCTTTACTAATTTCATCAAATAGCAAGGCAATATTTATTAATCATCTACCTTGTGTCTGGAACAAGTTACACATTCTGTGTGATGGCCCATTATGAGGAAAACTGAAAGAATCAGTATGTTCCAAAAACTTGGTGCCAAGCCCACAGAATAGATGTGGAGTCAGTTATGGGGTTTTAACCTGAAGTTCGCTCTTGTTGCCTTTTCATAATCCTCAAACTTTGCTCAGAACACTCTTAAACTACAGACTTGGGGCAGCTACTGTGTCTTCTATAAGTATGCAAATATGTTTGCTGTTGTATGATCCTGGGAGGGTCATGGAACCCTCTTTAAGCAGCCTTCTCTTTTGTAAGCAGGATAATAATAGCTAACTTTAAGAGAtgtgaacattaaaaataattgctcagttaacaaatatttgctgagcacCTTCCTGTAAATGCAGGTTGAAGGATATGGGAATACCTCAGTGAACAACCCAAACAAGATGTGTGGAAGGCAAGTAGAATTCTATGAGAGAGTCTTACAGAGAGTCCTAATAGTCTAAGGTTCAGGGATTTTAGAAGACTCACTGAGGAAGTTTAAGCTGAGAACCAAATAATGAGGTGGATagttgaagaaaagcattttgGGCAAGAATAGTGTGTGCCACAATGTATGTGCCACAACTGAgagaaatagttttcttttttggcagtactggggtctgaactcagggcctcaggcttgctaggcaggtgctttaccacttgaaccactccattaggactttttttttggggggggatgttggatatttttgatatggccttacttttgttgtcttgctggcctcaaaccttaacattcctgatttctgcctcctgaatagtgagCATTAAACATGAGCCACCATCATTTGGCTGAAATCCAGTATTTATAAGTGCAATGGGCAAAGATCTGAGTaagatgaaatgatttttttgcaTGGTAAAAAGATCAttgtggagaaaaaaaatttaagagtactaagaaatctttttaaaaatgtaattagttTACTCCACTTTCTACTCCCTTTCTTAGAACCGTCCACTGGATTCCCAATTTTTGCCATGGTCTATAATCCCCTTGCTCAGTCTCCAGCCTCACTTACCTCCTGCAGCTTCCCCATAGTTACACCACACTGAACTTTTGTTGCTGCAATTTGACGTTTCCCCATCACAGGGCCTTTGTACTTGGCTGCTACTGCCCTTGCTTAGATGCTCATCTCCAGTCACAAAACTGGCTCCTTCCCATCACACCAACCAAATCTGCTCAAAGGTTACTTTTTCAGAGCAGCTTCCCTTGAATACTCTATCTGATATTAAGTTGCCTCCCccacatacaattttttttttgttggtagtgGGATTGAGCTCAGAGCATTACACTTgctgggcactctaccacttgagccactccaccagccccccacaAGCAATTATTATCACTTAAGCCTATTTATTGTCTTCACAGCATTTACCACTACtaccatttgtttatttaataactAGGTAAACTCCAGGACAACAGGGCCTCTGCTTTGTTCACTATTTTTGGGCCTCTGTTTTGCCCCAGCACCTAcggcagtgcctggcatatagcagTCATTCAAAAATGTTTGACATGTGGGACTGCATTGAAGAGACCACTTGAGGAAGTTGTTGCAGTGGTCCAGGTTAAGAGTTACTGGTGGCCTGGATGAAAACAGTAgcaaaa is a window from the Castor canadensis chromosome 11, mCasCan1.hap1v2, whole genome shotgun sequence genome containing:
- the LOC109696556 gene encoding uncharacterized protein, with protein sequence MASTQKPVVFQVAKTNKTGAKVAVAAHRGTDVPSSTQRGHGYVVASSQQTTAVSMSPSLQRRTEAAFPTTSHSSSYYPRSLSLGSGPGLSTASAAKGTETQSRTEAPRQSSPHRKSQPSQMSAFHAINTHRNVSPVREEATRKSSENKPGREVSHRVSFPDAKSSRRLSFIDEKDSLHLQNLQEEDPPSKIQNPQGVRVPRRVSVHPKDEAVQTDPIPRTSTTSEVKSSRNPSNSEYNSNRVSADHRTVHRRIPGQESEAGPHSSVPSEPKPWTRNMKLATALKLSVLKDLDTGHQVPACSEPESLHKHSVYSETKPFSKVLMSETESNMKSQVRDSEGGRRVTISTAGQSAQRVTTRTVPEGPNKSLTNLEPSQKPSIHAELELTPRPLPPRSLPRYGPDCSWWALLNPEVEMPQSRPTTPDFELKSPPPLDPVLSFYEVDTNPFYEDLIFQREKASTPPSPKESPCQEALKEVPQDAKHINKQLIQGFNAFFLDVSEEMQNRIIWWLKGLCFSLLCVHCRELGLGGQNLLKSLPFDLGTYLMAAAQLSSPVSRQSCSPEAGILKKEAAGPLAFSGGCQETRWFFLAASINYARNQLWKIDQESDETISVVPEADLNVFRVTCYLTKGQDGQPPVGS